In Solanum stenotomum isolate F172 chromosome 6, ASM1918654v1, whole genome shotgun sequence, one DNA window encodes the following:
- the LOC125868358 gene encoding uncharacterized protein LOC125868358 isoform X2: MELPPSRYISQNSKKRVFPGGSSTDAQVAEVSAPIAWISKSESAKQKEPIHHGDVDMKGGDNDVMFIDGNTGSRGKGKDFLELSLGCGGSEYSVGPSQVQSSKKHCPSESGEVPANLFYEDDPSMDMYFNDLAHHDYAILQSHFDHMDTPPGVEVPIPWMSGFAKAKMASTTTSTSSTSKALNSPFGRETPEVPKYPSISFYDLNHVFKPTPFELSSSSLGPAVVKGKFSAKANSKGICFKEQNGSTNVSPGVEKSLNIQGSRLRRKIHLSPGTVSHSWHTPSIPGGTPFPTAHFVPPPMPSWMNCPPNMPTAQASSGFMLTPGAMNPLPLHQVHPGFMLAPGDMNSLPLEQVHPGYILPPDAMNYFLPEQLSTGPVLAPGAMHYFHQEMDHELWTHGPHNSASLSLQCESAPTMEQHGDLGESLKNFRLFKKFDTVQDHSGNYFSGLASHDNQASKGCAKRIQEEWKILEKDLPDTIFVRVYETRMDLLRAVIIGADGTPYHDGLFFFDVYFPSNYPNVPPHVHYHSFGLRINPNLYECGKVCLSLLNTWGGRGKEKWIPGESTMLQVLVSIQGLILNAKPYFNEPGYAKMNGSAIGERNSLRYNEHTCIFNLKTMVFCMRRPPQHFEDFVIGHYFQSCQDILVACKAYMEGARVGSLVRGCVLEDGGDKGCSRSFKAMLAGFIEVLVEAFKKIGCEDCDKFLPLAEKASTRVTPVKMETADHI, encoded by the exons ATGGAGTTGCCGCCGTCTCGATACATCTCTCAGAATTCCAA GAAAAGAGTGTTCCCTGGTGGGAGCTCAACCGATGCGCAGGTGGCGGAAGTCTCGGCCCCGATTGCTTGGATTTCAAAATCAGAGAGTGCTAAACAGAAGGAG CCTATTCACCATGGAGATGTTGACATGAAAGGAGGTGATAATGATGTGATGTTCATTGATGGGAATACTGGATCCCGTGGCAAAGGGAAG GATTTTCTCGAGCTATCCCTTGGTTGTGGTGGTTCAGAATATAGTGTTGGACCGAGTCAAGTTCAGTCTTCGAAGAAGCACTGCCCTTCAGAATCAGGTGAAGTGCCTGCGAACCTTTTTTATGAAGATGATCCGTCTATGGACATGTACTTTAATGACCTAGCACATCACGACTATGCCATTTTGCAATCACATTTTGATCATATGGATACTCCACCCGGAGTTGAGGTTCCAATCCCATGGATGTCTGGTTTTGCTAAAGCTAAAATGGCATCAACCACTACAAGCACATCGTCCACTTCAAAAGCTCTGAATTCTCCTTTTGGAAGAGAAACCCCTGAGGTACCAAAGTACCCgtccatttcattttatgacTTAAATCATGTTTTTAAGCCTACACCATTTGAGCTATCTTCGTCATCTCTGGGACCTGCTGTTGTCAAGGGCAAATTTTCTGCCAAAGCAAACTCAAAGGGGATATGTTTTAAAGAACAAAATGGTTCTACAAATGTTTCGCCCGGGGTAGAAAAATCTCTTAACATTCAAGGGTCTCGTCTTAGAAGGAAGATCCATTTATCGCCTGGAACAGTTTCTCATAGTTGGCATACTCCATCTATTCCTGGTGGAACTCCGTTCCCTACAGCTCACTTTGTACCTCCACCAATGCCTAGTTGGATGAATTGTCCCCCTAATATGCCAACTGCTCAAGCTTCTTCAGGGTTTATGCTCACACCAGGTGCTATGAACCCTCTCCCTCTGCATCAGGTTCATCCAGGGTTTATGCTTGCACCAGGTGATATGAACTCTCTTCCACTGGAACAGGTTCATCCAGGGTATATTCTCCCACCAGATGCTATGAACTATTTTCTTCCAGAACAGCTTTCTACGGGGCCTGTTCTTGCACCAGGTGCTATGCACTATTTCCATCAGGAAATGGATCATGAACTCTGGACGCATGGTCCGCATAACAGTGCAAGTCTATCACTCCAATGTGAATCAGCTCCTACTATGGAACAACATGGAGATTTAGGTGAAAGTCTGAAGAATTTCCGTCTTTTCAAGAAATTTGATACTGTTCAAGATCATTCAGGCAATTACTTTTCTGGACTTGCATCTCATGACAACCAG GCCTCTAAGGGTTGTGCCAAGAGGATACAGGAGGAGTGGAAGATACTGGAGAAAGATTTACCTG ATACCATATTTGTCCGGGTGTATGAAACAAGAATGGATCTGTTGAGAGCAGTAATTATTGGAGCTGATGGAACTCCTTACCATGACGGTTTGTTCTTTTTTGATGTTTACTTCCCTAGCAACTATCCCAATGTTCCACCG CATGTACACTACCATTCTTTTGGCCTTCGGATCAATCCAAACTTGTATGAGTGTGGAAAAGTCTGCCTGAGCCTTCTTAACACTTGGGGTGGTAGAGGGAAGGAGAAATGGATCCCTGGTGAATCAACTATGCTGCAAGTTTTGGTTTCCATACAAGGGCTAATATTGAACGCAAAGCCCTATTTCAATGAGCCTGGATATGCCAAGATGAATGGCTCAGCCATAGGGGAACGAAACTCACTGCGCTATAACGAGCACACTTGCATTTTTAATCTAAAGACAATGGTCTTTTGTATGAGGCGACCACCACAG CACTTTGAGGATTTTGTTATAGGGCATTACTTTCAAAGTTGTCAAGATATTCTTGTGGCATGTAAAGCATATATGGAAGGTGCTCGTGTGGGTAGCCTTGTTAGAGGCTGCGTTCTCGAGGATGGTGGTGATAAAGGTTGTTCTCGGAGTTTCAAGGCCATGTTGGCGGGATTCATCGAGGTACTTGTAGAGGCATTCAAAAAGATTGGTTGCGAGGATTGTGATAAGTTTCTTCCTTTGGCAGAAAAGGCGTCAACCAGAGTAACTCCAGTTAAGATGGAGACTGCTGACCATATATAG
- the LOC125868358 gene encoding uncharacterized protein LOC125868358 isoform X1 — protein sequence MLLMHRKRVFPQNFKKRVFPGGSSTDAQVAEVSAPIAWISKSESAKQKEPIHHGDVDMKGGDNDVMFIDGNTGSRGKGKDFLELSLGCGGSEYSVGPSQVQSSKKHCPSESGEVPANLFYEDDPSMDMYFNDLAHHDYAILQSHFDHMDTPPGVEVPIPWMSGFAKAKMASTTTSTSSTSKALNSPFGRETPEVPKYPSISFYDLNHVFKPTPFELSSSSLGPAVVKGKFSAKANSKGICFKEQNGSTNVSPGVEKSLNIQGSRLRRKIHLSPGTVSHSWHTPSIPGGTPFPTAHFVPPPMPSWMNCPPNMPTAQASSGFMLTPGAMNPLPLHQVHPGFMLAPGDMNSLPLEQVHPGYILPPDAMNYFLPEQLSTGPVLAPGAMHYFHQEMDHELWTHGPHNSASLSLQCESAPTMEQHGDLGESLKNFRLFKKFDTVQDHSGNYFSGLASHDNQASKGCAKRIQEEWKILEKDLPDTIFVRVYETRMDLLRAVIIGADGTPYHDGLFFFDVYFPSNYPNVPPHVHYHSFGLRINPNLYECGKVCLSLLNTWGGRGKEKWIPGESTMLQVLVSIQGLILNAKPYFNEPGYAKMNGSAIGERNSLRYNEHTCIFNLKTMVFCMRRPPQHFEDFVIGHYFQSCQDILVACKAYMEGARVGSLVRGCVLEDGGDKGCSRSFKAMLAGFIEVLVEAFKKIGCEDCDKFLPLAEKASTRVTPVKMETADHI from the exons ATGTTATTAATGCACAGGAAAAGAGTGTTTCCACAGAATTTCAA GAAAAGAGTGTTCCCTGGTGGGAGCTCAACCGATGCGCAGGTGGCGGAAGTCTCGGCCCCGATTGCTTGGATTTCAAAATCAGAGAGTGCTAAACAGAAGGAG CCTATTCACCATGGAGATGTTGACATGAAAGGAGGTGATAATGATGTGATGTTCATTGATGGGAATACTGGATCCCGTGGCAAAGGGAAG GATTTTCTCGAGCTATCCCTTGGTTGTGGTGGTTCAGAATATAGTGTTGGACCGAGTCAAGTTCAGTCTTCGAAGAAGCACTGCCCTTCAGAATCAGGTGAAGTGCCTGCGAACCTTTTTTATGAAGATGATCCGTCTATGGACATGTACTTTAATGACCTAGCACATCACGACTATGCCATTTTGCAATCACATTTTGATCATATGGATACTCCACCCGGAGTTGAGGTTCCAATCCCATGGATGTCTGGTTTTGCTAAAGCTAAAATGGCATCAACCACTACAAGCACATCGTCCACTTCAAAAGCTCTGAATTCTCCTTTTGGAAGAGAAACCCCTGAGGTACCAAAGTACCCgtccatttcattttatgacTTAAATCATGTTTTTAAGCCTACACCATTTGAGCTATCTTCGTCATCTCTGGGACCTGCTGTTGTCAAGGGCAAATTTTCTGCCAAAGCAAACTCAAAGGGGATATGTTTTAAAGAACAAAATGGTTCTACAAATGTTTCGCCCGGGGTAGAAAAATCTCTTAACATTCAAGGGTCTCGTCTTAGAAGGAAGATCCATTTATCGCCTGGAACAGTTTCTCATAGTTGGCATACTCCATCTATTCCTGGTGGAACTCCGTTCCCTACAGCTCACTTTGTACCTCCACCAATGCCTAGTTGGATGAATTGTCCCCCTAATATGCCAACTGCTCAAGCTTCTTCAGGGTTTATGCTCACACCAGGTGCTATGAACCCTCTCCCTCTGCATCAGGTTCATCCAGGGTTTATGCTTGCACCAGGTGATATGAACTCTCTTCCACTGGAACAGGTTCATCCAGGGTATATTCTCCCACCAGATGCTATGAACTATTTTCTTCCAGAACAGCTTTCTACGGGGCCTGTTCTTGCACCAGGTGCTATGCACTATTTCCATCAGGAAATGGATCATGAACTCTGGACGCATGGTCCGCATAACAGTGCAAGTCTATCACTCCAATGTGAATCAGCTCCTACTATGGAACAACATGGAGATTTAGGTGAAAGTCTGAAGAATTTCCGTCTTTTCAAGAAATTTGATACTGTTCAAGATCATTCAGGCAATTACTTTTCTGGACTTGCATCTCATGACAACCAG GCCTCTAAGGGTTGTGCCAAGAGGATACAGGAGGAGTGGAAGATACTGGAGAAAGATTTACCTG ATACCATATTTGTCCGGGTGTATGAAACAAGAATGGATCTGTTGAGAGCAGTAATTATTGGAGCTGATGGAACTCCTTACCATGACGGTTTGTTCTTTTTTGATGTTTACTTCCCTAGCAACTATCCCAATGTTCCACCG CATGTACACTACCATTCTTTTGGCCTTCGGATCAATCCAAACTTGTATGAGTGTGGAAAAGTCTGCCTGAGCCTTCTTAACACTTGGGGTGGTAGAGGGAAGGAGAAATGGATCCCTGGTGAATCAACTATGCTGCAAGTTTTGGTTTCCATACAAGGGCTAATATTGAACGCAAAGCCCTATTTCAATGAGCCTGGATATGCCAAGATGAATGGCTCAGCCATAGGGGAACGAAACTCACTGCGCTATAACGAGCACACTTGCATTTTTAATCTAAAGACAATGGTCTTTTGTATGAGGCGACCACCACAG CACTTTGAGGATTTTGTTATAGGGCATTACTTTCAAAGTTGTCAAGATATTCTTGTGGCATGTAAAGCATATATGGAAGGTGCTCGTGTGGGTAGCCTTGTTAGAGGCTGCGTTCTCGAGGATGGTGGTGATAAAGGTTGTTCTCGGAGTTTCAAGGCCATGTTGGCGGGATTCATCGAGGTACTTGTAGAGGCATTCAAAAAGATTGGTTGCGAGGATTGTGATAAGTTTCTTCCTTTGGCAGAAAAGGCGTCAACCAGAGTAACTCCAGTTAAGATGGAGACTGCTGACCATATATAG
- the LOC125868358 gene encoding uncharacterized protein LOC125868358 isoform X3 yields the protein MHRKRVFPKNLKKRVFPGGSSTDAQVAEVSAPIAWISKSESAKQKEPIHHGDVDMKGGDNDVMFIDGNTGSRGKGKDFLELSLGCGGSEYSVGPSQVQSSKKHCPSESGEVPANLFYEDDPSMDMYFNDLAHHDYAILQSHFDHMDTPPGVEVPIPWMSGFAKAKMASTTTSTSSTSKALNSPFGRETPEVPKYPSISFYDLNHVFKPTPFELSSSSLGPAVVKGKFSAKANSKGICFKEQNGSTNVSPGVEKSLNIQGSRLRRKIHLSPGTVSHSWHTPSIPGGTPFPTAHFVPPPMPSWMNCPPNMPTAQASSGFMLTPGAMNPLPLHQVHPGFMLAPGDMNSLPLEQVHPGYILPPDAMNYFLPEQLSTGPVLAPGAMHYFHQEMDHELWTHGPHNSASLSLQCESAPTMEQHGDLGESLKNFRLFKKFDTVQDHSGNYFSGLASHDNQASKGCAKRIQEEWKILEKDLPDTIFVRVYETRMDLLRAVIIGADGTPYHDGLFFFDVYFPSNYPNVPPHVHYHSFGLRINPNLYECGKVCLSLLNTWGGRGKEKWIPGESTMLQVLVSIQGLILNAKPYFNEPGYAKMNGSAIGERNSLRYNEHTCIFNLKTMVFCMRRPPQHFEDFVIGHYFQSCQDILVACKAYMEGARVGSLVRGCVLEDGGDKGCSRSFKAMLAGFIEVLVEAFKKIGCEDCDKFLPLAEKASTRVTPVKMETADHI from the exons atgcACAGGAAAAGAGTGTTTCCAAAGAACCTCAA GAAAAGAGTGTTCCCTGGTGGGAGCTCAACCGATGCGCAGGTGGCGGAAGTCTCGGCCCCGATTGCTTGGATTTCAAAATCAGAGAGTGCTAAACAGAAGGAG CCTATTCACCATGGAGATGTTGACATGAAAGGAGGTGATAATGATGTGATGTTCATTGATGGGAATACTGGATCCCGTGGCAAAGGGAAG GATTTTCTCGAGCTATCCCTTGGTTGTGGTGGTTCAGAATATAGTGTTGGACCGAGTCAAGTTCAGTCTTCGAAGAAGCACTGCCCTTCAGAATCAGGTGAAGTGCCTGCGAACCTTTTTTATGAAGATGATCCGTCTATGGACATGTACTTTAATGACCTAGCACATCACGACTATGCCATTTTGCAATCACATTTTGATCATATGGATACTCCACCCGGAGTTGAGGTTCCAATCCCATGGATGTCTGGTTTTGCTAAAGCTAAAATGGCATCAACCACTACAAGCACATCGTCCACTTCAAAAGCTCTGAATTCTCCTTTTGGAAGAGAAACCCCTGAGGTACCAAAGTACCCgtccatttcattttatgacTTAAATCATGTTTTTAAGCCTACACCATTTGAGCTATCTTCGTCATCTCTGGGACCTGCTGTTGTCAAGGGCAAATTTTCTGCCAAAGCAAACTCAAAGGGGATATGTTTTAAAGAACAAAATGGTTCTACAAATGTTTCGCCCGGGGTAGAAAAATCTCTTAACATTCAAGGGTCTCGTCTTAGAAGGAAGATCCATTTATCGCCTGGAACAGTTTCTCATAGTTGGCATACTCCATCTATTCCTGGTGGAACTCCGTTCCCTACAGCTCACTTTGTACCTCCACCAATGCCTAGTTGGATGAATTGTCCCCCTAATATGCCAACTGCTCAAGCTTCTTCAGGGTTTATGCTCACACCAGGTGCTATGAACCCTCTCCCTCTGCATCAGGTTCATCCAGGGTTTATGCTTGCACCAGGTGATATGAACTCTCTTCCACTGGAACAGGTTCATCCAGGGTATATTCTCCCACCAGATGCTATGAACTATTTTCTTCCAGAACAGCTTTCTACGGGGCCTGTTCTTGCACCAGGTGCTATGCACTATTTCCATCAGGAAATGGATCATGAACTCTGGACGCATGGTCCGCATAACAGTGCAAGTCTATCACTCCAATGTGAATCAGCTCCTACTATGGAACAACATGGAGATTTAGGTGAAAGTCTGAAGAATTTCCGTCTTTTCAAGAAATTTGATACTGTTCAAGATCATTCAGGCAATTACTTTTCTGGACTTGCATCTCATGACAACCAG GCCTCTAAGGGTTGTGCCAAGAGGATACAGGAGGAGTGGAAGATACTGGAGAAAGATTTACCTG ATACCATATTTGTCCGGGTGTATGAAACAAGAATGGATCTGTTGAGAGCAGTAATTATTGGAGCTGATGGAACTCCTTACCATGACGGTTTGTTCTTTTTTGATGTTTACTTCCCTAGCAACTATCCCAATGTTCCACCG CATGTACACTACCATTCTTTTGGCCTTCGGATCAATCCAAACTTGTATGAGTGTGGAAAAGTCTGCCTGAGCCTTCTTAACACTTGGGGTGGTAGAGGGAAGGAGAAATGGATCCCTGGTGAATCAACTATGCTGCAAGTTTTGGTTTCCATACAAGGGCTAATATTGAACGCAAAGCCCTATTTCAATGAGCCTGGATATGCCAAGATGAATGGCTCAGCCATAGGGGAACGAAACTCACTGCGCTATAACGAGCACACTTGCATTTTTAATCTAAAGACAATGGTCTTTTGTATGAGGCGACCACCACAG CACTTTGAGGATTTTGTTATAGGGCATTACTTTCAAAGTTGTCAAGATATTCTTGTGGCATGTAAAGCATATATGGAAGGTGCTCGTGTGGGTAGCCTTGTTAGAGGCTGCGTTCTCGAGGATGGTGGTGATAAAGGTTGTTCTCGGAGTTTCAAGGCCATGTTGGCGGGATTCATCGAGGTACTTGTAGAGGCATTCAAAAAGATTGGTTGCGAGGATTGTGATAAGTTTCTTCCTTTGGCAGAAAAGGCGTCAACCAGAGTAACTCCAGTTAAGATGGAGACTGCTGACCATATATAG
- the LOC125868358 gene encoding uncharacterized protein LOC125868358 isoform X4 → MKGGDNDVMFIDGNTGSRGKGKDFLELSLGCGGSEYSVGPSQVQSSKKHCPSESGEVPANLFYEDDPSMDMYFNDLAHHDYAILQSHFDHMDTPPGVEVPIPWMSGFAKAKMASTTTSTSSTSKALNSPFGRETPEVPKYPSISFYDLNHVFKPTPFELSSSSLGPAVVKGKFSAKANSKGICFKEQNGSTNVSPGVEKSLNIQGSRLRRKIHLSPGTVSHSWHTPSIPGGTPFPTAHFVPPPMPSWMNCPPNMPTAQASSGFMLTPGAMNPLPLHQVHPGFMLAPGDMNSLPLEQVHPGYILPPDAMNYFLPEQLSTGPVLAPGAMHYFHQEMDHELWTHGPHNSASLSLQCESAPTMEQHGDLGESLKNFRLFKKFDTVQDHSGNYFSGLASHDNQASKGCAKRIQEEWKILEKDLPDTIFVRVYETRMDLLRAVIIGADGTPYHDGLFFFDVYFPSNYPNVPPHVHYHSFGLRINPNLYECGKVCLSLLNTWGGRGKEKWIPGESTMLQVLVSIQGLILNAKPYFNEPGYAKMNGSAIGERNSLRYNEHTCIFNLKTMVFCMRRPPQHFEDFVIGHYFQSCQDILVACKAYMEGARVGSLVRGCVLEDGGDKGCSRSFKAMLAGFIEVLVEAFKKIGCEDCDKFLPLAEKASTRVTPVKMETADHI, encoded by the exons ATGAAAGGAGGTGATAATGATGTGATGTTCATTGATGGGAATACTGGATCCCGTGGCAAAGGGAAG GATTTTCTCGAGCTATCCCTTGGTTGTGGTGGTTCAGAATATAGTGTTGGACCGAGTCAAGTTCAGTCTTCGAAGAAGCACTGCCCTTCAGAATCAGGTGAAGTGCCTGCGAACCTTTTTTATGAAGATGATCCGTCTATGGACATGTACTTTAATGACCTAGCACATCACGACTATGCCATTTTGCAATCACATTTTGATCATATGGATACTCCACCCGGAGTTGAGGTTCCAATCCCATGGATGTCTGGTTTTGCTAAAGCTAAAATGGCATCAACCACTACAAGCACATCGTCCACTTCAAAAGCTCTGAATTCTCCTTTTGGAAGAGAAACCCCTGAGGTACCAAAGTACCCgtccatttcattttatgacTTAAATCATGTTTTTAAGCCTACACCATTTGAGCTATCTTCGTCATCTCTGGGACCTGCTGTTGTCAAGGGCAAATTTTCTGCCAAAGCAAACTCAAAGGGGATATGTTTTAAAGAACAAAATGGTTCTACAAATGTTTCGCCCGGGGTAGAAAAATCTCTTAACATTCAAGGGTCTCGTCTTAGAAGGAAGATCCATTTATCGCCTGGAACAGTTTCTCATAGTTGGCATACTCCATCTATTCCTGGTGGAACTCCGTTCCCTACAGCTCACTTTGTACCTCCACCAATGCCTAGTTGGATGAATTGTCCCCCTAATATGCCAACTGCTCAAGCTTCTTCAGGGTTTATGCTCACACCAGGTGCTATGAACCCTCTCCCTCTGCATCAGGTTCATCCAGGGTTTATGCTTGCACCAGGTGATATGAACTCTCTTCCACTGGAACAGGTTCATCCAGGGTATATTCTCCCACCAGATGCTATGAACTATTTTCTTCCAGAACAGCTTTCTACGGGGCCTGTTCTTGCACCAGGTGCTATGCACTATTTCCATCAGGAAATGGATCATGAACTCTGGACGCATGGTCCGCATAACAGTGCAAGTCTATCACTCCAATGTGAATCAGCTCCTACTATGGAACAACATGGAGATTTAGGTGAAAGTCTGAAGAATTTCCGTCTTTTCAAGAAATTTGATACTGTTCAAGATCATTCAGGCAATTACTTTTCTGGACTTGCATCTCATGACAACCAG GCCTCTAAGGGTTGTGCCAAGAGGATACAGGAGGAGTGGAAGATACTGGAGAAAGATTTACCTG ATACCATATTTGTCCGGGTGTATGAAACAAGAATGGATCTGTTGAGAGCAGTAATTATTGGAGCTGATGGAACTCCTTACCATGACGGTTTGTTCTTTTTTGATGTTTACTTCCCTAGCAACTATCCCAATGTTCCACCG CATGTACACTACCATTCTTTTGGCCTTCGGATCAATCCAAACTTGTATGAGTGTGGAAAAGTCTGCCTGAGCCTTCTTAACACTTGGGGTGGTAGAGGGAAGGAGAAATGGATCCCTGGTGAATCAACTATGCTGCAAGTTTTGGTTTCCATACAAGGGCTAATATTGAACGCAAAGCCCTATTTCAATGAGCCTGGATATGCCAAGATGAATGGCTCAGCCATAGGGGAACGAAACTCACTGCGCTATAACGAGCACACTTGCATTTTTAATCTAAAGACAATGGTCTTTTGTATGAGGCGACCACCACAG CACTTTGAGGATTTTGTTATAGGGCATTACTTTCAAAGTTGTCAAGATATTCTTGTGGCATGTAAAGCATATATGGAAGGTGCTCGTGTGGGTAGCCTTGTTAGAGGCTGCGTTCTCGAGGATGGTGGTGATAAAGGTTGTTCTCGGAGTTTCAAGGCCATGTTGGCGGGATTCATCGAGGTACTTGTAGAGGCATTCAAAAAGATTGGTTGCGAGGATTGTGATAAGTTTCTTCCTTTGGCAGAAAAGGCGTCAACCAGAGTAACTCCAGTTAAGATGGAGACTGCTGACCATATATAG
- the LOC125868167 gene encoding uncharacterized protein LOC125868167, with product MAGLLETIAVPRAAAGAALPSLSPVSGRRSSAKFSVFNGLKIQSTRSSVSLSSFSKSATRRGGRIVCEAQDTAVLVPGVNDQSWETLVIGSKLPVLVEFWAPWCGPCRMIHPVIDELSQEFADKFKFFKVNTDESPGIATRYGIRSIPTVMIFKDGEKKDTVIGAVPKTTLTACIEKFL from the exons ATGGCTGGTTTGCTGGAAACTATCGCAGTTCCTCGTGCCGCCGCCGGCGCTGCTTTGCCGTCGTTGTCTCCTGTTTCCGGTCGCCGGTCTTCTGCTAAATTCTCTGTATTCAATGGTCTTAAGATCCAGTCGACTCGTTCATCAGTGTCCTTAAGCTCATTTTCGAAATCGGCTACCCGTAGAGGAGGAAGAATCGTTTGTGAGGCTCAGGATACTGCTGTTCTAG TGCCTGGTGTTAATGATCAATCATGGGAGACTCTTGTAATCGGGTCTAAGTTACCTGTTCTGGTTGAATTTTGGGCTCCATGGTGTGGTCCATGCCGAATGATTCACCCGGTTATTGATGAACTATCACAGGAATTTGCTGACAAGTTTAAATTCTTCAAGGTGAACACGGATGAAAGTCCTGGCATCGCGACCAGATATGGGATACGAAGTATCCCAACCGTCATGATTTTCAAGGATGGAGAGAAGAAAGATACAGTCATTGGTGCAGTCCCTAAAACAACGTTGACGGCCTGCATAGAAAAATTCTTGTAA